The Leptospirales bacterium genome has a window encoding:
- a CDS encoding endonuclease/exonuclease/phosphatase family protein, whose protein sequence is MFKKIAKWFLIVIGALSAAFLAFVYLANYHPAEIEQEQVVCPASAPELKPGQRLKILNWNVQYMAGKNYVFYYDVLDGSGKDERPSSADIAITLDEVARVIVAENPDILNIQELDDGSKRTDYQDQLKLLLARLPADYACYTDAFYHKSSFIPHPRIMGAVGMKLATISRYRISSASRHQLALIPSNFFMQQFNLKRAILETHMPIAGAADLIVFNTHLDAFSQGTNTMELQVEESRLLLRKTTEEHHPWMLSGDFNLLPPGAYELMSESERAYYKPETELASLYAEFKAAPTAADTAPDNPRRSEFFTHYPNGARATGPDRTIDYLFYSPLIRLGEYRVRSADTQRISDHLPLIAQITL, encoded by the coding sequence ATGTTCAAGAAGATTGCCAAATGGTTCCTGATTGTAATCGGCGCACTGAGCGCCGCCTTCCTGGCCTTTGTCTACCTGGCCAACTATCATCCAGCGGAAATAGAGCAGGAACAGGTGGTCTGTCCGGCAAGCGCCCCGGAGCTAAAGCCAGGCCAACGGCTGAAGATACTGAACTGGAATGTACAGTACATGGCCGGCAAAAACTATGTTTTCTATTATGATGTCCTTGATGGATCGGGCAAGGACGAACGGCCATCGTCCGCTGATATCGCCATTACGCTGGATGAGGTCGCTCGCGTAATTGTAGCCGAAAACCCGGATATTCTGAATATCCAGGAACTGGACGACGGATCAAAACGCACCGACTATCAGGATCAGCTGAAGTTGTTGCTGGCGAGGCTGCCGGCGGATTACGCCTGCTATACGGACGCCTTCTATCACAAGTCCTCCTTTATTCCGCATCCGCGCATCATGGGCGCTGTTGGAATGAAGCTGGCGACGATATCTCGCTATCGCATTAGCAGCGCGAGCCGTCATCAGCTGGCCTTGATTCCATCGAACTTCTTCATGCAGCAGTTCAATCTGAAGCGGGCCATCCTGGAAACGCACATGCCAATCGCCGGCGCCGCTGATCTGATCGTATTCAACACGCACCTCGACGCCTTTTCGCAGGGCACCAACACGATGGAATTGCAAGTCGAGGAATCGCGTTTGCTGCTGCGCAAGACAACCGAGGAACATCATCCATGGATGCTCAGCGGCGACTTTAATCTGCTGCCGCCTGGCGCCTACGAGTTGATGTCTGAATCGGAGCGGGCCTACTACAAACCGGAAACTGAACTGGCTTCCCTCTATGCCGAATTTAAGGCAGCGCCTACAGCCGCTGATACGGCGCCAGACAATCCGCGGCGCAGCGAGTTTTTCACCCACTATCCCAACGGAGCGCGCGCCACCGGGCCGGATCGGACCATTGACTATCTTTTCTACTCGCCGTTGATCCGTCTCGGCGAGTATCGCGTTCGCTCTGCAGACACGCAGCGGATCTCGGATCACCTGCCCTTGATTGCGCAGATTACGCTCTAA